Proteins found in one Gigantopelta aegis isolate Gae_Host chromosome 12, Gae_host_genome, whole genome shotgun sequence genomic segment:
- the LOC121386300 gene encoding uncharacterized protein LOC121386300, whose protein sequence is MARKRRKRRHQANTDWHEPCTNTDLASGEADDKMNQDPTRVFPSTIGHILQPNNTSVTSACIAYTSNPNQPEQGVCDVAKKCEKGNQLTGASRCDAINDVNSSCLVLASCSRHTLPDDSAVPVTWNVQKDSCINTTGLKSPGKPCSGQKRARPRVTTSDVRVRSNTLPSSKRRISNGRDTTSLVHSAEERPVKQKRTSSRMKKKKSNNGMRLTDHNLDLPKIYPPVANQRKIWSDLKKGPHDAQSTRTGVPERRRSGADVSEIKPGLTKPPSIFHSKDVHMRISDLTVLTKELAVDSRLFCETGPESSEYVPEQTLLRDSSCEDSCDEIRFRAGIGRTDNSVHEFSKVGKKDLHTQTTDLSRAPVLAIDCEPGGADCSPVPSRSSNAPREMETHHCPERCVHKNKDKIFTGIKCTPDKYVDSIKNEFLIGVERTHTDHEGHHLSLSEHCGYVSGGNSDGLFTLIDESDKRARRRERKHTVKLGKKSCTRKSKQEDMPIADGGEFDAAANDENNHVLSSQASACEKLNSNMKDDYARIDGGDMNSPKRSKRTSHLKSSSTPGHQVLNELNDWKGPTKEDRSSVREVRRVSDIDSGIKGVQNTRTTTEVKIEDCRELLKDDDRLKKDDCSDLCEVVNDEDCTIIEVQSEDCYELFQEDDDILNDGDDRTDLRKLLKDEDDGSTRLDPQIRGTTEQDAYLDDTGSLCCQYLKPEQPGTAPVEVDGFLVAESTEPDTDTYQTLYSQTSGAASRVVDKQKDRLVNGDTSMPNKLTDNSDSSQTLSELNGGTINRVVGWESEKPMDEKTSKSIWTVKIKSEPLDSTLDGQHNTDTKRDETSTVMENRESLELNGTDSVSDCTCDGVHGDLSEAESPAVGAERCCGTVEGEDVAELHVVHSQHHHTTLLECSPPGRRQTGAEPSDTATPDRKNHTSYKMQDCFIDLGSRITSGLPTCTSSKHIKSRETGSLLRESGPSEIDEASGNVPETKPATRYSVSRTVTDITKMTEHPKDDSEEAVDTDSQQPETDLPQSSDPTHIANRGLVLKSGDQQRLCSDIEPCHKKAGVDKKHTGDDEESPSDADDSKTSINGKPAEEKSKVVRSDPQPVLVQKKTVKIRYPTGEEKFVLINNSTKVTSGILTSCVEYPVTVAELLAAKSKPADGEDKHHHNKDRHPQHRQQLKRPMSRGSHSMTNSPNIQVHVEKRDEKPDYDDDDVPEVPLKKLKKITVRSGPPTATTLRTARPRSDDSQDSTADVVQQLKNDQNAKSSSSSPTEAPTAAAASQSLRSDVVMYMREEWQGGSNKTVLYIPFSSLERMFQSLNAGGKQQVQFKVPIPKQNNPAARPKDDCGDGDYVERLIPRSQKAYYVAGSQIVRHNGVARCRSRVMTVYHCNDADFMTRGVPPYLPALLIYDNDPSLAVIVVGQICAGLYLVEPTTAAGDLTQRKKQVHHVYETVVLKPYPTSLDLPDHDYFCLAVGPLERFWKRASARLDSINSSMSVLSVVRHIIGNKECRCFTSRWCQQEEGGGGGVGGGGGGRVEKTKLLSSKELDGHMECLALFNCNCPECVPFRRRSRTKFLEKQKSQDSSGGVDGSSGILGRSRMSQEKKKGLLPSRDPDSRDESPPSGESVSLQDVAGDVTATLKVGEKSSRAVETVGVESGKYDISPESVDETEMYIDVIGNSDSSEPISHNLNLTGNSESHKSASKGLNVARNSESRNSASKALNVAENSESRESASRVLDIAENSESRESASRVLDVAGNSESRESASRVLDVAENSESRESASRVLDVAENSESRESASRVLDVAENSESRESAFRVLDVAGNSESRESASRRLYVAENSESRESASRGLDVEGTSRGLDGIENCYSCEPAANADSNEPQCQILSTAELSNWQQLSDAGSVDMIGISDSGVPYFQRSDATDEVTGSQKTCSQKLDVTDDVIGSPNIICHNVPTQISVDKTFDAQSIQDVCDDDCEAQTSGRDPNRLYVRFKFRNQRKH, encoded by the exons ATGGCGAGGAAAAGGCGAAAACGAAGACACCAAGCGAATACAGACTGGCATGAGCCATGTACGAATACAGACCTGGCATCTGGGGAAGCTGACGACAAAATGAACCAGGATCCAACCAGAGTTTTTCCGTCGACCATCGGACACATTCTTCAACCTAACAATACTTCAGTTACGTCAGCATGTATAGCCTATACGAGTAATCCGAATCAACCAGAACAAGGCGTGTGCGATGTAGCGAAGAAATGTGAGAAAGGTAACCAACTCACAGGTGCTTCCCGTTGTGATGCTATAAATGACGTCAACTCTTCTTGCCTTGTTTTGGCTTCCTGTAGTCGACACACACTTCCAGATGACAGTGCTGTCCCGGTGACGTGGAACGTCCAGAAAGATTCTTGTATCAATACGACTGGACTGAAGTCTCCTGGCAAACCATGCTCTGGACAGAAGCGAGCACGCCCCCGTGTAACCACATCTGATGTCCGAGTTCGGTCAAATACTCTGCCATCTTCTAAACGACGTATATCTAACGGGAGAGACACGACGTCACTAGTACACAGTGCAGAGGAACGTCCTGTCAAACAGAAGAGAACGTCAAGTcggatgaaaaagaagaaatccaATAATGGCATGCGTCTGACCGACCACAATTTGGACCTGCCGAAGATTTATCCTCCTGTGGCAAATCAGAGGAAAATCTGGTCCGACTTGAAGAAAGGACCTCACGATGCCCAGTCCACAAGAACTGGAGTGCCAGAAAGACGTCGTAGTGGTGCTGATGTCAGTGAAATTAAGCCTGGCCTCACAAAACCTCCTAGCATTTTCCACAGCAAAGACGTCCACATGCGGATTAGTGATCTAACAGTTTTAACTAAGGAGCTGGCTGTTGATAGCCGCCTATTTTGTGAAACTGGACCAGAATCCTCGGAATATGTTCCTGAACAAACACTCTTGAGAGACAGCAGCTGTGAAGACTCTTGTGATGAAATACGTTTCCGTGCTGGCATCGGACGCACTGATAATTCTGTCCATGAGTTTTCCAAGGTGGGGAAGAAGGACCTACATACGCAAACAACTGATCTGTCTCGTGCTCCTGTCTTGGCGATAGATTGTGAACCAGGTGGTGCAGATTGCAGCCCAGTTCCAAGCAGGTCAAGCAATGCACCACGCGAGATGGAAACGCATCATTGTCCTGAGAGGTGTGTTcataaaaacaaagacaaaatctTTACTGGAATAAAATGTACACCTGACAAGTATGTTGACAGCATCAAGAACGAATTCCTCATTGGAGTAGAACGTACACATACAGACCACGAAGGTCACCATTTATCACTGAGTGAACACTGCGGTTACGTTTCAGGTGGTAACAGTGATGGGTTGTTCACTTTAATCGATGAATCAGATAAACGCGCCAGGCGCAGGGAACGAAAGCACACAGTGAAGCTAGGAAAGAAATCCTGCACCAGAAAGAGTAAGCAAGAGGACATGCCAATAGCAGATGGCGGCGAATTTGATGCAGCGGCTAATGATGAAAACAACCACGTCCTTTCCTCTCAAGCTTCAGCATGTGAAAAACTAAATTCAAATATGAAAGACGATTATGCCAGAATAGACGGTGGGGATATGAACAGTCCAAAAAGGAGCAAAAGAACAAGTCACCTCAAGTCTTCTTCCACCCCTGGACATCAGGTTCTGAACGAGTTAAACGACTGGAAGGGACCTACCAAAGAAGACAGGTCGTCTGTTCGGGAAGTCAGACGTGTCAGTGACATTGACAGTGGTATCAAAGGCGTACAGAATACAAGGACAACGACAGAAGTAAAGATCGAAGATTGCCGTGAATTGTTAAAGGATGACGACAGACTGAAGAAAGACGATTGTAGCGATTTGTGTGAAGTGGTGAACGATGAAGACTGCACAATAATAGAAGTACAGAGCGAAGACTGCTATGAACTCTTCCAGGAGGATGACGACATATTGAATGATGGAGATGATCGCACAGATTTGCGTAAATTGCTGAAGGATGAAGACGATGGATCTACACGTTTGGACCCACAGATAAGAGGTACCACAGAACAGGATGCATACCTTGACGATACCGGTTCTCTGTGTTGCCAGTATCTGAAACCAGAGCAGCCTGGTACAGCGCCAGTAGAGGTAGATGGCTTTCTAGTGGCTGAAAGTACGGAACcggacacagacacatatcagACTCTGTACAGTCAGACAAGTGGTGCAGCTAGTCGGGTCGTAGACAAACAAAAGGACAGGCTGGTGAATGGTGACACTTCCATGCCCAACAAGCTGACTGATAACTCCGATTCTTCTCAAACGCTGTCCGAGCTGAATGGAGGAACAATAAATCGAGTTGTGGGTTGGGAAAGTGAGAAACCGATGGACGAGAAGACGTCCAAGTCCATCTGGACCGTTAAAATAAAATCTGAACCACTCGACAGTACACTTGATGGTCAACACAACACTGATACTAAACGAGACGAGACATCCACCGTAATGGAGAACAGAGAATCACTGGAATTAAACGGTACAGACAGTGTATCTGACTGCACTTGTGATGGTGTCCATGGGGACCTGAGTGAAGCTGAAAGTCCAGCAGTCGGTGCTGAAAGATGTTGTGGGACTGTAGAAGGTGAGGATGTGGCCGAGCTTCACGTCGTTCATTCACAACATCACCATACAACACTGCTCGAGTGTTCACCGCCGGGTCGAAGACAAACGGGCGCCGAACCGAGTGACACTGCAACTCCCGACAGGAAGAACCACACGTCATACAAGATGCAGGACTGCTTCATCGACCTCGGCAGCAGGATCACTTCCGGTCTACCGACGTGCACAAGCTCTAAGCATATAAAGAGTAGGGAAACGGGCAGTTTGCTTCGCGAGTCTGGACCGTCAGAAATTGACGAAGCGTCTGGCAATGTTCCAGAGACGAAACCAGCTACGAGATATTCAGTATCTCGCACAGTAACAGATATAACCAAGATGACAG AACACCCAAAAGACGATTCAGAGGAGGCTGTTGATACGGATTCACAACAACCTGAGACTGACCTGCCGCAATCTTCAGATCCCACACACATCGCAAACAGAGGTCTGGTTTTGAAATCAGGGGATCAACAACGATTATGCAGTGATATTGAACCCTGTCACAAGAAGGCTGGAGTTGACAAGAAACACACTGGTGACGACGAGGAAAGTCCCTCTGACGCTGACGACTCGAAAACCTCCATCAACGGAAAGCCAGCGGAAGAGAAGAGCAAGGTCGTTAGGAGTGACCCACAGCCAGTGCTTGTGCAGAAAAAAACCGTGAAGATAAGGTATCCGACTGGCGAGGAGAAGTTTGTTCTCATCAACAACTCGACGAAAGTGACGTCCGGGATCTTGACAAGCTGCGTTGAGTACCCAGTGACGGTCGCAGAACTGCTGGCTGCCAAATCAAAGCCAGCAGACGGTGAAGACAAGCATCACCATAACAAGGATCGGCATCCACAACACAGACAGCAGCTCAAGAGACCTATGTCTAGAGGATCTCATTCCATGACAAATTCGCCGAACATTCAGGTGCACGTTGAGAAGAGAGATGAGAAACCCGattacgacgacgacgacgtgCCTGAGGTGCCGCTGAAGAAGTTGAAGAAGATCACGGTCAGGTCGGGGCCACCGACGGCTACGACTTTGCGGACTGCACGGCCTCGATCAGATGATTCCCAGGACTCTACTGCTGATGTTGTCCAGCAGCTGAAGAACGACCAGAACGCAaagtcatcatcgtcatcaccaaCTGAAGctcctactgctgctgctgcttcccAGAGCCTCCGTTCCGACGTGGTGATGTACATGCGAGAAGAGTGGCAGGGCGGCAGCAACAAAACTGTCCTGTACATTCCATTCAGCAGCCTGGAGAGAATGTTCCAGTCGTTGAATGCAGGCGGAAAACAGCAGGTCCAGTTCAAGGTCCCCATACCGAAGCAGAACAACCCTGCCGCTCGACCAAAGGACGACTGTGGCGACGGCGATTACGTCGAGCGCCTCATTCCGAGGTCGCAGAAGGCGTACTACGTGGCGGGCTCGCAGATCGTGCGGCACAACGGCGTGGCGCGGTGCAGGTCGCGGGTGATGACCGTCTACCACTGCAACGATGCAGATTTCATGACGCGGGGCGTGCCGCCATACCTGCCAGCGCTGCTCATCTATGACAACGACCCGTCTCTCGCCGTCATCGTCGTGGGCCAGATCTGCGCGGGTCTGTACCTGGTCGAGCCGACAACGGCGGCCGGCGATCTGACGCAGAGGAAGAAGCAGGTGCACCACGTGTACGAGACGGTCGTGCTGAAACCATACCCGACGTCGCTGGACCTGCCCGACCACGATTATTTCTGTCTGGCCGTCGGGCCGCTAGAGAGGTTCTGGAAGAGAGCGAGCGCCCGCCTCGACAGCATCAACTCGTCCATGTCGGTACTCAGCGTCGTCAGGCACATCATCGGAAACAAGGAGTGCAGGTGCTTCACGTCCAGGTGGTGTCAGCAGGAAGAGGGCGGAGGAGGAGGAGTAGGAGGTGGAGGGGGAGGACGTGTCGAGAAGACGAAACTGCTGTCCAGCAAGGAGCTGGATGGCCACATGGAGTGTCTGGCTCTCTTCAACTGCAACTGTCCAGAGTGTGTTCCCTTCAGGAGGAGAAGCAGAACGAAATTCTTGGAGAAGCAGAAATCACAGGACTCAAGCGGCGGCGTCGACGGCTCATCAGGGATCCTCGGCAGAAGTCGGATGAGTCAGGAGAAGAAGAAGGGATTGTTGCCGTCACGTGATCCGGACTCTCGTGACGAGTCCCCACCTAGTGGCGAGTCTGTGAGTCTTCAGGATGTAGCCGGTGACGTCACGGCGACTTTAAAAGTCGGAGAAAAAAGCAGTCGGGCGGTTGAAACGGTCGGCGTAGAATCGGGAAAATACGACATCTCCCCGGAGAGTGTCGACGAAACGGAGATGTATATTGACGTGATAGGCAATTCTGACTCCAGTGAACCAATCAGTCACAATCTGAATTTAACAGGGAATTCTGAATCACACAAGTCAGCCTCAAAAGGGTTAAATGTAGCAAGGAATTCTGAATCGCGCAATTCAGCCTCAAAAGCATTAAATGTAGCAGAGAATTCTGAATCACGCGAGTCAGCCTCAAGAGTGTTAGATATAGCAGAGAATTCTGAATCACGCGAGTCAGCCTCTAGAGTGTTAGATGTAGCAGGGAATTCTGAATCACGCGAGTCAGCCTCAAGAGTGTTAGATGTAGCAGAGAATTCTGAATCACGCGAGTCGGCCTCAAGAGTGTTAGATGTAGCAGAGAATTCTGAATCACGCGAGTCGGCCTCAAGAGTGTTAGATGTAGCAGAGAATTCTGAATCACGCGAGTCAGCCTTTAGAGTGTTAGATGTAGCAGGGAATTCTGAATCACGCGAGTCAGCCTCTAGAAGGTTATATGTAGCAGAGAATTCTGAATCACGCGAGTCAGCCTCTAGAGGGTTAGATGTAGAAGGCACTTCGAGAGGTTTAGATGGAATAGAGAACTGTTATTCGTGTGAGCCAGCCGCAAATGCTGATTCAAATGAGCCACAATGTCAAATTTTATCGACAGCGGAACTTTCCAACTGGCAACAATTATCGGACGCTGGAAGTGTGGACATGATTGGAATTTCTGATTCAGGTGTACCATATTTCCAACGATCGGATGCAACAGACGAGGTGACTGGTTCACAAAAAACATGTTCTCAAAAGTTAGATGTAACAGATGATGTGATTGGCTCACCGAATATCATCTGCCACAATGTGCCGACACAGATATCTGTTGACAAAACGTTTGATGCACAGTCTATACAGGACGTTTGTGACGATGACTGTGAAGCTCAGACTTCTGGACGGGACCCAAATCGTCTGTACGTCAGATTCAAGTTTCGCAATCAAAGAAAACACTGA